A region of Salvia splendens isolate huo1 chromosome 17, SspV2, whole genome shotgun sequence DNA encodes the following proteins:
- the LOC121775249 gene encoding O-fucosyltransferase 20-like — protein MCHMAVSKKKHQSYISVPSQIINSISQSSLESLLHSPKKKKTRSLNLLNTPRLLFFLIFCFCSLWMLKMWAKFDPKIPFPGQPCFISRQSSLLSRGLLSSQGTVGRNEEEIVEKSEFWKQPDGMGFRPCLEFSEKYKTESRGIVQERTKYLLVVVSGGMNQQRNQIVDAVVIARILGAALVVPILQVNVIWGDESEFSDIFDLDHFKSVLGGDVRIVNSLPSTHLMTRPVEEKTTPLHASPEWIRSRYIRRIRRDGVLLLRGLDSRLSKDLPSDLQKLRCKVAFHALRFAPHITEVGNRLSERMRSKGPYVALHLRMEKDVWVRTGCLPGLGPEYDQMISNERKARPKLLTSRSNMTYDQRKLAGLCPLNALEVARLLKALGAPKSARIYWAGGIPLGGKDTLLPLITEFPHFYNKEDLALQGELEPFAKRASLMAAIDYIVSERSDVFMASHGGNMGHAIQGQRAYAGHKKTIIPNKRQMLKYFMESSVGESEFSSIIQDLHHDSLGQPELRTSKAGRDVTKYPIPECMCNATVAHSTQ, from the exons ATGTGTCACATGGCGGTGTCGAAGAAGAAGCACCAGAGCTACATCTCTGTGCCGTCTCAGATAATCAACTCCATCTCCCAATCCTCTCTCGAGTCTCTGCTGCATTcccccaagaagaagaagactcgCTCTTTGAATCTCCTCAACACCCCAAGATTACtctttttcttgattttctgcTTCTGCTCTCTGTGGATGCTCAAGATGTGGGCTAAATTTGACCCCAAAATTCCATTTCCCGGTCAGCCCTGTTTTATCTCGCGGCAGAGCTCTCTTCTCTCGCGGGGGCTGTTGAGTTCTCAGGGGACTGTGGGTCGAAACGAGGAAGAAATTGTTGAAAAGAGTGAGTTTTGGAAGCAGCCTGATGGAATGGGGTTTAGGCCGTGTTTGGAATTCAGTGAAAAGTACAAAACAGAGAGCCGTGGGATTGTGCAGGAGAGGACTAAGTATCTGCTGGTGGTGGTTTCCGGCGGCATGAATCAGCAGAGGAATCAGATCGTTGACGCCGTCGTGATTGCTAGGATTCTTGGCGCGGCTCTTGTTGTGCCCATTTTGCAAGTTAATGTTATCTGGGGTGATGAAAG TGAATTTTCTGATATATTTGATTTGGATCATTTCAAGAGTGTGTTGGGTGGTGATGTGAGAATAGTGAACTCACTCCCTTCTACCCATTTGATGACTCGGCCGGTGGAGGAGAAGACAACTCCACTCCACGCCTCACCCGAATGGATTCGATCACGTTACATTCGACGG ATTAGGAGGGACGGTGTGCTGCTGTTGCGTGGCTTGGATTCGAGGCTTTCGAAGGATCTTCCTTCCGACCTTCAGAAGCTTCGCTGCAAG GTTGCATTTCATGCCTTGCGATTCGCCCCTCATATCACGGAAGTAGGCAACAGGCTTTCGGAGAGAATGAGGAGCAAGGGGCCGTATGTCGCCCTCCATCTCAGAATGGAAAAGGATGTGTGGGTGAGGACGGGATGCCTTCCCGGGCTCGGTCCTGAGTATGACCAGATGATCAGTAACGAGAGGAAGGCGCGTCCCAAGCTCTTGACCTCGAGATCAAACATGACCTACGATCAGAGGAAACTTGCCGGGCTATGCCCTTTAAATGCCTTGGAAGTTGCAAG GTTGCTCAAAGCTTTGGGAGCTCCTAAGAGTGCAAGAATCTATTGGGCTGGAGGGATTCCATTGGGAGGGAAAGATACACTTCTTCCTCTCATAACTGAGTTTCCTCACTTCTACAACAAAGAAGACCTCGCCTTGCAGGGCGAGCTCGAGCCATTTGCAAAGCGAGCGTCGTTGATGGCCGCCATTGATTACATAGTTTCAGAGAGAAGTGATGTGTTCATGGCTTCTCATGGTGGGAACATGGGGCATGCCATTCAG GGGCAGAGGGCCTACGCAGGGCACAAGAAGACTATAATCCCTAACAAAAGGCAGATGCTGAAATATTTCATGGAGTCCTCTGTTGGGGAGAGTGAGTTCAGCAGCATCATCCAAGACTTGCACCACGATTCCTTGGGCCAGCCGGAGCTCAGGACTAGCAAGGCCGGGAGGGACGTCACCAAATATCCAATCCCGGAATGCATGTGCAATGCTACAGTCGCTCATTCGACACAATAA